The genome window CTGGAATGTCAATGGCACCTATATGAAggataccataaaaaaatcaaattattttgagataGCGAAGTTGAAAAGTGTTCGCACATGTACTATGACCTTTGTGTAAGAACACTACAATCAGcttgattcaaatttatttcattagtgGTTTTAACTTTGATTATCAATAACTTTGCTTATACGGTAGCTAGTGTACAAGATGAGATAAAATTGCACGATAAATTTAGAACTTCATACTATAAAGAATGGGTAACTAAAGTAGCTTTTTGGTACACACAATAAGTCATTTGAAATATTgcctaaattgttttttttttggaaataaaagAATCTAGTCCTAAGATATTTATTGAGTGGATCACAATGGGTATCTTGATAATggaactattattttttaaagagtatTCTAGGCATTTAATACTATTATTGAAggattcaaattttatagaCCAATTATCAGTGTGGATGACACTCATCTCCATGAAAGGTTTAACGAGAAATAATTGATTCTAGTTGGTTTTAAGAGAAATAATGGGATTATTCCTTTCCTATGATATTTGTTGAGTGGATCACAATAGGTATCTTGATAATGGAACTGTTGTTTTTTAGAGAGTATTTTGGGCATTTAGTACTCTTATTGAAGGATTCAAGTTTTAAAGACCAATTATCAGTGTGGATGACACCTATCTACATAAAAGGTTTTATGCTttagttgaaaaagaaaataacatcaattggAGATTGTTCTTACTTTGCCTTTAACAACACATTATCGATGATCGTACTAGTATATGTATAATCTCAGACAAGCACACTGGTATTGAGAATGGAATGACAGAAATTTAGCCTGAGACAATAGGCTATCCTCGTTATTATGTCTGACATTAtacaaaaaacttaaatcacaaattcaaaaatttgtTTACTAAAAAGGATATGTTTAAGATGTGTTATGAACTTTTGAAGTGTAAATTTGATGTATAGTTTGCTAATATATGCAATATTAGCctagaatagaaaaaatagtttggGAGTGAACGGAAAGAAAGGTGGGCACTTTCCTATGATAAGGGTCACTAGTATGGAAATATGAtagcaaatattttttaatcttttatttatcaCTTAAAAGGTGTACGTGTATCGCTTGTTTTTACTTTAATCCAATTGACCTCTTGTAAGAGTAATGTTGATTTTGTTACCTGAAAAGGGAATGTATATAACTACATTATATATGGGATGATATAAACTCCAGTTGTACAACTCAAATTGAACTcgaacaaaaaaacattgaaagatcATATTGCACGAATATTTAATGttgatgataaatttttagGTACACACATTcaacaaacaattaaattagCTAAAGGAATATGCACTTGagataaatagaaaattttttatCGGCCGTGTTCACATATTTTTGCATGTTGTTAACATATTATATGTTATTTGTTATTGCATATAAAGATGTTATGTTTCAATTTAgatttcatattatattatgtTGATTTGATATAACACGTGTTATAGGTATAATTAAGTAGGATGCCACGTACACGGGGATTTGTTTATATGCATATAGAGGCCATCCATATAATCATGATCATGATGCATCTAGTTCACAAGGTGTGCATACACATGTTGATGGAGCTTTGTAGTACATACATCCTAGTCCCACTGACTTTCTGTATTATGATTGTAAGAAATGCATCGATTGGATGACAAATAGAATGGgattgtaagtttttttatattatattaaattgaaaattataagttaaaaaTCACTCAGCATATAatccatattgaaaagttataatctttttagtttttatttttattttttgcataacGATGGTAAGATGTATTATCAAATGTGTAAGTTGATGGAGCTACCAAATCCTATGATTCCTCTCATCAAGTAGACATGTTTTTATTAGATTACCCGTCTGCAACATATTCAACTAGATCATGGCTTGCTTGATGCTCTTATTGAGCGATGGGGACAGAAGACTCACACCTTCCATCTTCTATTAGGTGAGAGGATGTTATGGTTCTGCTTGGCTTGCTCATAGATGGTTGAGCACTTACTGCCTCGAGGATTTATGATAAGGTTGCTTTAAATGAGTGTGCATCTGGACGGAGGGGAACTTAATGAAGAATGGCTTTAGCAGAATTTCTTTGCATTACCATATAAGTATGACGACGCAGTCGTTCAATGGTATGTCAATTGcattattgaataatatatatatatagcattaaTAATTGTGAAACTTAAAATTCCATTATGCACAAGCATGCTAAAGCATACTTATTTCATATATTTGGAGGTAGACTATTCACAAATCTCAACGGAACGCATATGCCATTGTTTTATATTCAACTTTTGAAGAACTCTGAGTCCATTCCGCTTGTTGATACAGGCATTTGTGTATTGCAAGCATGAAAGGGTCAAAACAAGTTGTGGAATGCTtgctctatatatattttattttcttatgtaaCATTTGCAGTTGGTTTTTAGTTGGTTACTAAgtgcttgcatttttttttttatcatacaacTATGATCATGAGAGCATCTTTACTTAGGACATCCCCATATTAACCCAAAACCCGATATGTTTGTTCATATTTATGAGTAGACCTACCACTCCTATTAAGAAATAGGTAACATGTTAGTAGTcgtatatttaaattaaaataattttatttaacatatttaattagtttattgattttaaatgtCAGATGTTTTGGGATTAGAAACTATGAAAATAATCCAACAtgtattttgtctttttattttagcgAGTTGGATAAACAACAACTTTAGCGATTGTGTCCATctataattcataaataaaattattggtttaattagtttttatgtaTAATATGTGTATAGTTAATTGCATTATGGATGGTGTGATAAGTTGTGTGGAATTATTATTCGAAAGATGACTTGTTGGTTACTCCTATATACAAACCAGACAGGGACTTATGGACAACAAAggtctcatttatttttttttatgcttgttgAGTTGCATTGTCTAGATCGTGTAATGCGACAGTTCGGTTGGCGGCAGCACATCCCAGTTGATATAGATACAAATGACTTGTTGCATGTCATTAGTTGACGGGGTAGGCATGATGATTATAATTGGATGAACCAACATCTCCATTACATAGCATAGTGTGATGCATAGAGAGACTATCTTTGCGGATGTATAACCAATTATTTTAGAGGATGAATACATAGAGTGGTATTAGGGAaataaaatgacatgtcatcacTCTAAACCCAACACAAGTTTTTCCATGTGAAAACATGGATTATAACCAAATgcacaacaaattcaaaatattgtaagtatttcatatattttgtaGTTAATATGTGATGttaaatgtgttttatttatggattaataAATGTATTTGCTGAAAATTAGGTTGACAATTTATTATGGGATGGTTGAAAAGTCGTTGCTAATCTTTGTGACATTGAAGATAATACACTTGCTCATTATTATGCATCTCATTGGTTCAACTCATGTTGCTTTAGACTTGAAATGTTTAGAGAGACATTATGTTTGGATGATGATGTTGCGGAGGATGAGATGACTCAGACATTAGGAAGCTGTGATATTGATGAAGCTAGCTCATTGACTCATCATCGTAGacatagatagatagatagtaGAATTATGTTgtgctatttttttagttatgcatttgtatttttttttatttgtatattttattatacttttataattgtttgGGGATTGTCAggttgagattttaatattatcttttatattatgaacattcaaatttattttggaCAACTAGGTAGAATTTAAAGTCATAAATTTACAAGTGAACATGTGATTAAcgacaataaattatttataattgcGAAGCAGACATTTTCAAGTTAACGAATACGGTGACATTTACAAGTGAACGATTGTTGTGGCACATTGTTAAGTTGTGTTATTGCAAAAATCAACTAAAGTTATattaaccaaacaaaaacaactttaaaatattacatcaatgtaaaaaaatctcatttttgtGCTTTTTTAAACCTAATAATATCCACCtatttttgttatatgtttttgggtttaaggTGTATTTTTGGGGTTTGAATTTAGTGTTAATAATGTTTAGGGATTAAAGGTTTGTGTTTAGAATTTGAGGTTTGAATTTAAGAGCTTGAAGTTTATGGTTTGGGGTATGGATTGAAGAGTTTGGAGTTTAAGGTTGGGGATTAAGAGTCTAGGGTTTAGACTTAAGAGTTGGGGGTATGGTTACGAATTATAGATTTGGTGTATGGATTTAAAAGTCTGGGGTTTGAGATGGGAGATTAGGGGTTTGAGATTTGGATTTAAGAGTGTAGAAGGATTATGGGTTTAGgatttgattttaagattttggGGTTTGAAATTAGGGTTAATGTTAATGGTTAGGGATTAGAAATTTGAGATTAGTATTTGAGGTTAATTTAGGGTAGTTTAGAATTTGTATTTGAGGTTAATTTAAGGTTAAACTTCTTTCGCCTATTTTACATAGAGACACGAATTAGATTCGCATGTTTTAATAAAAGACGCAAATGAGATTCGTGCCTCTGTCTATTCCacactatttttttctaatatttttttttccatgctaTTTTGCCAAAATTTTAAGTCTTCGGCCGAGTGTGTTAGGAAAGGAATAAAACCCCAGAAAAAATCAGCAGCAATCCCTATGAGAGTTATGAGACAAAAGCTTTTGAATAATTGCACTCTCTTCACCGAGCTAACACAGCTAGTTTTATTCCATTTTGTCTGCCGCAATAAAATATTGttggatataaatttttaaaattaatatattaaatcaatttaaaaataaaaaataaataaagtttaactAACAAGCAGTCAGCCTCGTAACCAAATATTGTTGAACGATTTTTTAGTTGTGTGGAAGTGACAGATGCTTAGATCTTAAATAATAGAAAACCGGGATATCTCGAGTTTATCAAAGGACTTCTTGCTTCTTAGTATTCTTCTTCAGATTCTGACCGTCTCCCCTTTGTTAATCAATAATCCATTCTAAAGTAAAACATAGATCAATACATAAACTTGCATGTcgcaaattcaaaacaatttctCCATTTTGGCGACATATTCATTCAATCAGTCAGCAGCCCTTCATTGGCTTCGAACACGACCCAACACCGTCTAGGACCGAATAGGCACATGATAATTCATTCAATCAGGCGCCTTTCGATTTTCTGTGTCCATATCCCATTCTTCACCCAAGAAATTACTTGCCCAACACGATAAAAATTACATGATATTTTGATCAGGAAACTGAAATTTGCAGTGCACAATCGACGATTTCTCCATTGGAGGATTCTAAAAGATGCAATTTAATGCATGACAAGTCCATAAAACGGTTCTGTTTCTATCAACTTCCAAGTAGCTAATCACATGGTTATTTTGATGGTAATTAATTCGCAAGTCATTGGCAATTTAGAAGGAAACTTAGTTTCAGATAGTATCATTAATAATCTTTCAAAATAAGATAACATGTTCAATTTTGACTTGAAAGGAGTCAAAGGAAGTGTTCAATTTTGAAAAACGCAAGGCCAATTTGGTCACAATAATAAAATCCCAAGGAACTTTCAGTAAACATGCATGGATTTAACCAGAGACACATATTAGGGCCCAAATCTATAAGCCTAGACATTTTACGATAACTTAACTGTAAAGGTCATCTTCATCAGCTCCGCCAGCAGAAGCTGCAAACGGATCGGACCCAGCACTAGCTTCAGCAAACCTGAATTCAGTTCCAAACCCTCTTGACTGTTGCAGTGTTTGAGCAAATGCCTGATACTTCCGGATGTCAGCATCACTAACACTCCGACGGGCATATTTCATGGATTCCTCAAAATGTGCTGCCTTGATCTCTGCCACCTCATCCTCAACATCTTCCTCCATAGCCTCAGGGTTCTCTTTTTGCCTCCTCTCCTTCTCAATATCCTACAAAATACAGATCCAAAATAAGTATCTGTGTAACAAGACAGCTAACTAGGGAAAACATAAGAAGATGgtagcattaaaaaaatctgaagcaTACTTTCTCAATGTTCTCTCTTATGGCATATTTGCAAGCACGCTGGCATATTTCTGTAATATCAGCACCACTGAAACCCTGTGTGTACTTGGCAAGTGCTCTGAGGTCAACATCTTTGGAGACTGGTGATTTCCTCAAGCAAGATTTGAATATTTGAAAGCGTGACTCCTCATCAGGAAGAGGGATATAGATCAACTGATCAAGACGCCCAGGACGCAATAGGGCAGGGTCTATGATGTCGGGTCTGTTTGTGGCCCCAATTATGAAAACAGTTTTCTTTGCAGTCATGCCATCCATCTCCGTCAGAAGCTGGTTCAAAACTCTATCAGCAGCACCCCCAGCATCTCCTACGCTGCTTCCTCTCTGCAAGTGTGGTATAGAACAGCGTAAGAAAGaggcaaaataaaatacatttccATGACTTGCTAGATTAACCCTAGAATCATACATGCATGCTTAATGAATAACAATCTTATCAAATGCCAGTTGATCACCAAGATCTTGAAAAGGGTAACACATTCGACCGCACTCTAGATAAATTAATATACCTGAGTTGCAATTGAGTCAAGTTCATCAAAGAACAAGACACAAGGAGCAGATTGGCGAGCTTTGTCAAAAATTTCTCGTACATTGGCCTCACTCTCACCAAACCACATTGTAAGCAATTCAGGACCCTTGACACTAATGAAGTTTGCCTGGCATTCATTGGCAATAGCTTTAGCCAGAAGGGTTTTCCCACATCCTGGAGGGCCATAGAACAGAACTCCCTTTGATGGTGACATTCCAAACTTCTCAAATTTCTCAGGGTGCTCCACTGGATATTGAACAGTCTAAATCACACAGCACAATAGTTACATTTAGTTATAAAAGTTAACACAAAAAACACTAACAATTGCACACTGTTGAAATACAGCAATTACCTCCTGGAGCTCCCTCTTAACATTTTCAAGACCACCAATATCTTCCCAACTAACATTAGGAACTTCAACAACCTGATCAAAAGTTCTTAGTCAGagacaagaaaacaaatgataCCCACACCAAACATCTCAAGGTCAATACTTACTGTTTCACGCAATGCAGATGGGTTGCTTATTCCAAGAGCAGTCTTGAAGTGTTCGTCAGTCACTGCCATTGAGTTGAGTATTTCAGCATCTATTGTCTCATCTTCCAAGTCAATCACGTCCATCTTTTCTCTGATGCATTGAAGCGCAGCCTCGGTGCAAAGAGCTGCTAAGTCAGCACCAACATAACCATGGGTATCCTTGGCTATTCTTTCCAAATCAACCTGCATAAAAACCCAGAATTTCggtgaaaaaatagaaaaacagaaaaggaatGCATGGAAGGTTAATTGTGTTTGTTGCTTACATCCTCAGCAAGCTTCATGTTCTTAGTATGAATACGAAGAACCTCTAGGCGCCCAACTTCATCTGGAACACCAATATCAATTTCCCTATCAAATCTCCCAAACCTCCTCAGAGCAGGGTCAATGCTATTGGGCCGATTTGTAGCCCCCATGACAATAACATGTGCACGGGATTTTAGTCCATCCATGAGTGTCAAAAGTTGGGAAACAATTCTCCTCTCAACCTCTCCATTTGTTTTCTCTCGCTTGGGGGCAATTGAATCTATTTcgtcaataaatataattgaagGTGCATTTTTCTCTGCTTCCTCAAATGCTTTTCTGAGATTACTTTCACTCTCTCCAGCCAACTTTGACATAATTTCAGGTCCATTAATACAGAAGAAAAAAGCACCAGTTTCATTTGCAACAGCTCGGGCAATTAGAGTCTTCCCAGAACCAGGAGGTCCATACAGCAGAATTCCTTTTGGTGGTTTAACACCAATTGATTTGAATAGTTGTGGGTGTCTCAAAGGAAGCTCCACCAACTCCCGAATCTGAGCCATTTGTTTTCTAACACCACCAACATCATCATAACCAACTTCATCCAATCTATCCTCATCCTCTCTTCTCACGGGCTCTCCCTCACAGAAGATCTCAGTGTCTGGAGCAACCACGCAGTACTCCGGAGGGTCAGTTTCAATAACTTTGAATTCCACACTTCTCATTCCCCCTCGTACAAGGAAGAGGTCACCCTTCCTCACTGGGCGATATGCTTCCAAGAAATAAGCTGCATCATTTGCACAAAAAGAATTTAACACGTAATCGTATGTAGGATATCATAACTGTAAAACAAAAGAATGACTAATAGCAAGAACCATGTTTGCAGTTTCCACAAAAGAACTAGCAGCGTAAACTTTTCTTATCGCAatttaaataccaaaaaaaatgaaaatgttatGTTATGAGGATAAagtattaacaagaaaaatggacaatgatattttatagaTTCAACAATCTCAAAAAAGTTCTACATTAACAATCAAGTGCAGTAAGAGATAGCAGCAGAAATCATTAGCCATTGGGTTTTCCACATGCATATATCAAGTAGTACTCCTTCACAAACTGCTGATAGCAGCAaaattctcattaaaaaatgaatgaagaaGAATGAAGAAGGTACCCTCCATTTCTTTCACACATCACAACTATCATCTCATacatgcaaaacaaaataacaaagctaTCTACACACAGGCACACAAAAAGAGATTTTGAGCATGGATTGTTAGGGGGGTTGCAAAAATTAATCAGAGACAGGTCGTCAATAAGACAATTTTTAGTAGAAAGAGCAGaccaaaaattta of Populus trichocarpa isolate Nisqually-1 chromosome 16, P.trichocarpa_v4.1, whole genome shotgun sequence contains these proteins:
- the LOC7467628 gene encoding cell division cycle protein 48 homolog; the protein is MSNQAESSDSKGTKRDFSTAILERKKSPNRLVVDEAINDDNSVVSLHPETMEKLQLFRGDTILIKGKKRKDTICIALADDSCDEPKIRMNKVVRSNLRVRLGDVVSVHQCPDVKYGKRVHILPIDDTIEGVTGNLFDAYLKPYFLEAYRPVRKGDLFLVRGGMRSVEFKVIETDPPEYCVVAPDTEIFCEGEPVRREDEDRLDEVGYDDVGGVRKQMAQIRELVELPLRHPQLFKSIGVKPPKGILLYGPPGSGKTLIARAVANETGAFFFCINGPEIMSKLAGESESNLRKAFEEAEKNAPSIIFIDEIDSIAPKREKTNGEVERRIVSQLLTLMDGLKSRAHVIVMGATNRPNSIDPALRRFGRFDREIDIGVPDEVGRLEVLRIHTKNMKLAEDVDLERIAKDTHGYVGADLAALCTEAALQCIREKMDVIDLEDETIDAEILNSMAVTDEHFKTALGISNPSALRETVVEVPNVSWEDIGGLENVKRELQETVQYPVEHPEKFEKFGMSPSKGVLFYGPPGCGKTLLAKAIANECQANFISVKGPELLTMWFGESEANVREIFDKARQSAPCVLFFDELDSIATQRGSSVGDAGGAADRVLNQLLTEMDGMTAKKTVFIIGATNRPDIIDPALLRPGRLDQLIYIPLPDEESRFQIFKSCLRKSPVSKDVDLRALAKYTQGFSGADITEICQRACKYAIRENIEKDIEKERRQKENPEAMEEDVEDEVAEIKAAHFEESMKYARRSVSDADIRKYQAFAQTLQQSRGFGTEFRFAEASAGSDPFAASAGGADEDDLYS